GGATAGTTCAAAACATTTTTCATGTCATGGACGTCCATGTACATGGCCCAGTCATACTGTTCTTCAAGTTTCGGATCCAACAAGTCTGCATTAATATCGGCAGAGCACGGGACGGTGCAAAGTCCAACAAGAGTGCTCAGTGCAAAAACCACCGCAGCAAGCCAAACAAGGCACAATCGTAAACCGTGCGCTACAGGCAGTTTCGCACCCGGAAACCGTCCGATCCAATTCAAAGCCAGGGAGATCATCGTTGACATCAACTCAACTAACATCGTTCTTTATCATAGCGCGGCACTCAGGTTAACCACAAAAACCCTCACTCAGCGCGAGTCCACGTCAAACGCCTGCGCGCCGCATCACAGAAAAGCCAGAGCGGATGCAGCGCAAAATAGAGAAAAAATAGAGGCTCAGGCAATTTTAGTCTCAAAAGGTCAGGAACTGTAGGCTGTAAAAATTCCCGCGCTAAAAAGCGAAACTTGGCCTGCGCTCCAGACAACAGAGTTGCACTGAACTTGCAGTAGCGAACCATGAGACCTTCACCCTCCAGCTTCATAGCAGGCAGGTTGTGCACCACATCTTCAACAAGTGACTCTAATGTTTTCGTCTTTCTCTCAAGTGCGATGGACGGCAACTTAGAATCGAAGAAGCGATTCGACAGAAGCAGTCCTAATGTCACCATCTCGCTGACATTAAGTCGGTCGGCAAAGTCATAAACTCTGCGCCAATCAAAATCTTGACAGTTGTCCAACAACTGAGCGATGTCACAAATCCAGATCAGACGATCCCAGGCATGCTTTGAGGCATGAGCAGTGAGCACCACAAACAAAAGATTTGGCTCGATGGTTCGTACAGTACGCCCCTCCAGAGAAATTTCTACCGTATTGGCGAGAACTTCAGTTGAAGTCAACGGCAAAAGATGCGAAGGCTGCACCTCCCAGTGAACATCGATTACGCCCGTAGGAAATTGCCTGGCAAATGTATGCTCTGTCGTTACCGATAAAAAACGGTCAGACTGAAAAAACGATTCGCTAAGAGGAGGATCACGTTCGGGCAAGGGCTTGTAGCCGAGAGTGAGCAATTGTTTCTGCGTCGTCTTCACGTCCTTTTTGTCGACAAAAACATCCACATCACCAAACTCACGTAAAAACAAATCGTTGTAAGCAAGCAAGGCTAAAGCTGGTCCTTTGAAGATAGCCGACTTTACGCCCTGTTTTTCCAGTTCTCTGTAAAAACGGAGAAACGTACCAACCAACGCTAAATTCTGCGTCGATATCTGCTTCATGCGAACGTTTAATTGGGATATCACTTCGCCTGGCACATCAGTCTCGAAGTGCGCCTTCACATGTTTCATAAAAGCCGGCACTACGCCATGAAAGGCAGCAGCAGAAAGAAGATATGACCAGTCAAGCCCATCTTTAGCCAGCCCCTTCGCCCGCTTAAGACGCGATTCCGGCAAAGAGGGCAGCGCAAGACAAACGAGGAACTCGAGTTCCTTTGCATGTGTCAGGCTTACAGGGAAGTTCAACATTTCAAGTTACATTGCGGGAATCAATTTCCGAAACTCCCACCGCAGTTTCGCGAGATAACCAGGGCGCAGTCGGACTTTCGCAGGGTTCACAACCAGTCCATCTTGCGCCTCGAACGCGAGGAGTTTTTCAGTCGACTCAACATCCCAGCAAGACCCGGCGTTACGAGAGATGCCGTGAGCTATAGCAAATTTAGGCTCAAACTCTTGCTGCAAACAGCGATCCATCAAGGCATAAAAATCACTATTGGACATCCACAATTGTTTCAGCCATTCATCCGTCCGCGCTGGGAAGTCCTCAGCAGCGTTCTTGCCTTGCATAATGAATCCAATCCGCACGACGATCACTTCCAATGCATGCTCCTCAGAGTATCGCCGAGCCAGCTTTTCACCAAAAACCTTTGTGGTAGCATATACGGTGCTGTCATAACTCCAGCCATCCTGAACAAAGTGACCACCGGCATAAGTCTCAAGGTCGGTTGTAATCGTTGCCGGCTCTGCGATGAACCGATACATTCCCATCACATGACTCGAACTGGCAAATATGACACGGCGTACTCCCGCGTCTACAGCAGCCTTGAACACATTCATTGTGCCGTAGATATTAGTGCGGATCAGTCTATGCCTATCCGCACAGCCAATGCCATCGGCAGCAAGATGGATGACCGCATCGGCACCAACGAACCGATCGACCCAGCTGCTGTTCCAGCAGCCGACATCCGCCGTCTCTATCTCATTATCCCCATTCGTGCTGCGATCCAGCAGCCGTAATTGGTAGCGATCTTTCCAATGCTGACGTAACTTTCCGCCAAGATTGCCACTTGCTCCAGTTATTACAACAGTTTTCATGGGCGCTCTCCGATCAGCCATGCATGCGGATTGGTTTTGAGGGAACGGTTATCTGTCTCAGAAGCTCTTCCCAGCCATGCCCAACCTTGAATGCAGAAACTGTTTCGTCGTTATAAACCTCTGTGAAACAGCTCTGACCGCGAAGCCAATCAACGACGGCAGGTTTATGCGGTGAACCGGTATAGCTATGGGGGTCGACAGAGATCAAAATCAAGTCCGGATGAAACTGCCTAATTATAGCCAGCACTCTAATCTCTCCATCGTGCTCCAGAATATGAGAATGTAAATCGTAAAACACATCATTCTGCAAATTAATGCCGTACAGACCCCACGGACGAAGCCCCGCCGAGTAAATGCGCTGCGGTTCAGTAAAGGCTTGCACCCACCGGTAAATTTTAGTTGTCGGCAGTCCTTTGACATTCTCATAGCCGGGCATGCCAGGCGTGGGCTCCCTGTGCAGAAACTGATTGTATGATGGAACGATTAGAAGAATCCCAGCCAGACTGCTTATCCAGACTAGTGAGTGAATCTTGATGCAGTTCAGGTAAGCGGCTCTGGCAGAAACGAAAATAGCAATGAGAATTGCAGCCACAATGTAAGCAGCTATTATTTTCCTATCCTGGAAATTCAGACTGCCCGCAGCAATATCGACACTGGTCGGCATGAAGGCAAACGCGCCTAAGCCCAGGGCAGTAAATAAGAAAATGCATAACAGTGGCACTGCATTTGCATATTTCGAGCGATTCTTTATGCAATAAACGAAAAAACTGAGAGTTGTCAAACAGACGAACGCATAAAGTGCGCCGCGATCAAACGGATTGTAGAGTTCAGCATGACGCCACTGATGAACCAGCGCCATGCGATAAGTTTCCGCCACCACATCCGGTGCAACTAATTGATGAAACATAACCAGATTTCGAAACTGAAAGAACCCGCCCAATAGAAGGCTTGCGGACAGGGTCGCCAGCGCGGAGGGGAATGAAAAAAGAACGGTACTGCGAGCCGCGGAAGTTTTCGCAGAATCAGCCGGAATGTTCGCTGCATCATGACCTGGCAATCGAACCCCAGCCATAAATCCGAATAAAGGCAAGTAGACGAGTGATGGAAGCTTAACGGCGATGCTCA
This is a stretch of genomic DNA from Candidatus Melainabacteria bacterium. It encodes these proteins:
- a CDS encoding NAD(P)-dependent oxidoreductase, producing the protein MADRRAPMKTVVITGASGNLGGKLRQHWKDRYQLRLLDRSTNGDNEIETADVGCWNSSWVDRFVGADAVIHLAADGIGCADRHRLIRTNIYGTMNVFKAAVDAGVRRVIFASSSHVMGMYRFIAEPATITTDLETYAGGHFVQDGWSYDSTVYATTKVFGEKLARRYSEEHALEVIVVRIGFIMQGKNAAEDFPARTDEWLKQLWMSNSDFYALMDRCLQQEFEPKFAIAHGISRNAGSCWDVESTEKLLAFEAQDGLVVNPAKVRLRPGYLAKLRWEFRKLIPAM